In 'Nostoc azollae' 0708, the following are encoded in one genomic region:
- a CDS encoding ABC transporter permease — protein MNWWQRLKKNSLAQFGATLLLVFYVGVIGADFIAPYNPYDSQPNGSLLPPTRIHWVSPEGESIGPHIYPTTQGDISLETGERKLIIDLKKPTPLGFFVSGTEYKLFQLSLPLPPKWDEVTIIPGIPLNWHLFGSTGEAKWNILGTDEQGRDQFSRLLYGGRISLFIGIFGIIITYPLGLLIGGISGYFGGVIDSVIMRLAEVLMTFPSIYLLAALSGVLSPQLTSTQRFLLIVVITSVISWAGLARVIRGQVLSIKEREFVQASLAMGGKPIYIIRRHVLPQTASYAIISATLTIPSFIGAEAVLSLIGLGIQQPDPSWGNMLSLASNASILVLQPWLILPPAILIILTVLAFNLLGDGLRDALDPQSLQR, from the coding sequence ATGAATTGGTGGCAGAGACTCAAGAAAAATTCTTTAGCGCAATTTGGGGCAACTCTACTATTAGTGTTCTATGTAGGAGTAATTGGGGCTGATTTTATCGCCCCCTATAATCCTTACGATTCACAGCCAAATGGTTCACTATTGCCACCAACCCGTATTCATTGGGTTTCCCCAGAAGGTGAATCTATTGGGCCCCATATTTATCCCACAACTCAAGGAGACATAAGTCTAGAAACAGGGGAACGGAAATTAATTATAGACCTTAAAAAACCAACACCGTTAGGTTTCTTTGTTTCCGGGACTGAATATAAATTATTTCAATTAAGTTTACCCCTACCTCCTAAATGGGATGAAGTCACCATTATTCCTGGTATACCCCTAAATTGGCATTTATTTGGTTCAACTGGCGAAGCAAAATGGAATATTTTGGGTACTGATGAACAAGGAAGAGATCAGTTTAGTCGTCTGCTTTATGGTGGTCGGATTAGTTTATTTATTGGTATTTTTGGCATCATCATCACCTATCCATTGGGCTTGCTGATAGGTGGTATATCTGGTTATTTCGGCGGTGTAATTGATAGTGTAATCATGCGTTTAGCAGAAGTGTTGATGACCTTTCCCAGCATTTATCTGTTAGCAGCATTATCAGGAGTGTTAAGTCCACAATTAACCAGTACACAAAGATTTTTATTAATTGTTGTTATTACATCTGTAATTAGTTGGGCAGGTTTAGCCAGAGTGATTCGTGGTCAAGTCCTATCAATTAAAGAACGGGAATTTGTACAAGCATCACTAGCCATGGGTGGTAAGCCGATTTATATTATTCGCCGTCATGTTCTGCCCCAAACGGCTAGTTATGCAATTATTTCTGCTACTCTAACAATTCCTAGTTTTATTGGTGCAGAAGCAGTTTTGAGTCTGATTGGTTTAGGCATTCAACAACCAGATCCCTCTTGGGGAAATATGCTTTCCTTAGCAAGTAATGCTTCAATTTTAGTATTACAACCTTGGCTGATTTTGCCACCTGCAATATTAATTATTCTCACTGTTTTAGCTTTCAACTTACTGGGTGATGGGTTGCGTGATGCCCTAGATCCCCAAAGTTTGCAGAGGTAA